GCCCTTGCCGAAGCTGCCTCAAGGCTGGAATTATTTAGGTCTAATAGCGAAATGGCGCAGTCATCTGGAGCATGAGTTAAGTAGTAGCCGGTTCCTACTCCGACATCCAAATGGTTTGAACTGAGATTTCTCAGAAAGTGAGGAAGGAGGTACTTTTTTGTCGGGCAGCGCCATGCAAAATCATTGGAAAAATTCAGCACCCACCAGTCATAAAGCTTCAAAGTTAGCGGTGTGTAGACCTTGGCCCCTTCATCAGTCTTCATATTCATTGATTTCACCTTGTAACGGTTGGTGCTGTGAATTACATCAGTAACTTGTACAGATTACAAGGTTATAGATGCCGTAGCCTGTGGTATGCAAGCACAAGCTACGGCAGACTGGCGATCATCCAATAGTGCGAGTATCAAATAGCCGCCAGTCGTAACGGATTGTACTTTTTCGGGATGAAGGCGCAAAGTGTTTAATCAGCAATCAGCCACATGTCGGATTCATCAAACATTTCCTCCAGCATGCGGTTCAGCTTTTCCCGATCGCTTTTGCTGGCGTCGCTGTTCAAGCCGTTTGCCTGCATCGGCTTCACCCTCACTTCGGCATCAAGGAAAATCTGGTGCACTCGCTTCGTTAGCTCAGCCAGGATGATCTCTCTGGCCCCTTCAAGTCCCTCTACATTTCGCTTGTCATAAACCAGTTCAACAAACACAAAAGCCTCCGGAAAATTACTGTGGTTACATACAGCATCTTTACTATAAAAATAAACAGTGTCAAGGCGAGCGCGACGCGAGGGAGGTGTGTATTTTTGTTACCCTTAGTTACAAATAGAAAAACCCCAGACCGTGAGATCTGGGGTTCTTTTAAAGTGCACGTGCATTTCACGTGCATATTTTTGTCTTTTCTCGGTCTGCGCACTGTCTGGTCAGTGTCCGTAAGTGGCTGTTTTTATTGCCGCTGTCCGGTTGCAGTCCTATCAAAAGTGGTGGAGCTGGCGGGAGTTGAACCCGCGTCCGAAATTTCTACATCCTCGGTACTACATGCTTAGTTTGTCTTTACATTCGCACGCCAGCTGCGGACAGACACGCCACTAACGAACTAGCCTGATTAGTTTTAGCACTTCAACCCCAGGCAGGGCATCCGCGCGATCTCTTTTGGGTTTGACCTCTCTTGATCCCCGTCTTAAGAGCGGAAGCTAGGGAGAGAGGGCTCTTAGCAGGTTATTAAGCTGCTAAAGCGTAGTTTTCGTCGTTTGCGACTATTTTTTTGCGGCTTTTTACGAGGCAAACCGCCCCTCGGCATGCACCTTGGGTTTCGCAAATCCCGTCGAATCCAGAATCAGCCCCAATAGTGTTAGGCACAGTATACCAGACTTCTCGTTCAGGATACCAGCCCGGAAAGCTAACTTATTGAATTGTACAATAAGCGCTCGAAATCAACGTCCTGCGTTTTTCATGATACGTGCTTTATCCAGCTGCCATTCGCGCTCTTTCAGATCAGTACGTTTGTCATGTTGTTTCTTACCTTTCGCGACGCCAATTTTCACTTTGCACCAGGCATTTTTCCAGTACATAGAGAGCGCCACCACGGTGAAGCCTTCACGGTTAATACGTCCGTAAAGGGACTCCAGCTCGCGCTTGTTCAGCAGCAGCTTACGGGTACGCGTGGGGTCACACACGTAGTGTGAAGAGGCGACCGTCAGTGGCGTGAAGTTTGCGCCGAACAGGAAGGCCTCGCCGTCTTTCAGGATCACGTAACTATCGCCAATGTTCGCTTTACCCGCGCGCAGCGATTTTACTTCCCAGCCCTGCAGCGCAAGGCCAGCTTCGAATTCTTCTTCGATGAAATACTCGTGGCGAGCACGCTTGTTCTGCGCAATGGTCGCCGAGCCTGGTTTATGTGCTTTTTTCTTCGTCATAAGTGTCGTAAAGCCGTCGGTAATCTGATTTCAAAAAGTCACCTCATTGCGTCCCGTGAGGTCTAACGCGCTATATTAGCACGAGATAAGGCTTAGCGTTTTTTTAACAGGTGATAAATGCTATTATTTGTCCGTTGTGTGACCATGGAAAATGCTATGCCTCAGATTAGCCGTACTGCGCTTGTTCCTTACAGCGCGGAACAAATGTATCAGTTAGTGAACGACGTGAAGTCTTACCCGCAGTTTATCCCGGGGTGCACCGGCAGTCGGGTGCTGGAATCCGGTCCTACCCAGATGACGGCGGCAGTGGATGTGTCCAAAGCGGGGATTAGCAAGACGTTCACCACGCGCAATACGTTGACCAATAATCAGAGTATTTTGATGCATCTGGTGGACGGTCCCTTCAAGTCCCTGATGGGGGGCTGGAAGTTTACGCCCCTGAGCGCGGATGCCTGTCGCATTGAGTTCCATCTGGACTTTGAATTTACCAATAAGCTGATCGAACTGGCGTTTGGCCGCATCTTCAAAGAGCTGGCCTCAAATATGGTTCAGGCGTTCACCACCCGCGCCAAAGAGGTTTACAGTGTCGCTTAAGATTGCTGTGGAAGTGGTGTATGCGCTGCCAGAGAAGCAATATTTACAGCGCGTAACGCTGGAAGAGGGCGCGACGGTGGAAGATGCCATCCGTGCTTCGGGCTTGCTTGAACTTCGCAGTGATATCGATCTGGCGAAGAATAAGGTAGGTATTTATAGCCGTCCGGTGAAACTGGCTGATGTACTGAAGGATGGCGATAGGGTTGAGATTTATCGCCCGCTCATTGCCGACCCGAAAGAACTGCGTCGTCAACGTGCGGAAAAATCCGGCAAGTAATTATCCCAACAGCCTTGTCCTCTCCCCAGGCGGGTGAGGTGATAAATACAAAAAAGGTGCTCATTGAGCACCTTTTTGCAATTCAGTAGCCTGATTACTTGGTCAGGGCTGGCTTGTTGTCGATATTGGTCAACACACCGGCGCTGCTGAAGGTCAGCGTCAGGGTCTGCTGGGTCACGTTTTCGTGACCTGGCTGCTGACGGAACACATAGAACCAGGTGTTTGTACCGAATGGATCGGACATCATCGGGGTTCCCAGTGCATAAGCGACCTGCTGTTGTGTCATCCCTACACGGATTTTAGACACATCGTTAGGGGTAAGGTAGTTCCCCTGGTTGATGTCAGGACGGTAAACCACTTTCTCCAGAGTGGAACAGCCTGCGGTCAACATCAGAAGAACCGCAGCGGCAGCGGTCAGCGTTTTACAGCGCATAGTGATTTGATTCCTTTTCGGGCCCGAGCAGTACGCGGCTCATATGTAATATGCCGATGATAATAGACCTTGCCCCACTTTGAAACCGGTCTGGCGGCGTTTTTATTGTTCTGTATGACCCTGAGCTCCCGAAAAAGTTTATGCTGCCAGCAGTTCTTTCGCGTTAGCGAGGGTGTTACGGGTGACCTCACTTCCGCCCAGCAGGCGCGCCAGCTCTTGTAAACGCGCGCGTTTGTCGAGAGGTTTCATGTGCGTTTCAGTCATTTCACCATCGGTTTCTTTACTGACGATAAAGTGATGATGACCACAACCCGCAACCTGCGGCAGGTGGGTAACACACATCACCTGCGTTGATTCACCCAGTTGACGTAACAGTTTGCCCACGACGGCAGCCGTCGGGCCACTGATCCCTACGTCCACTTCATCGAAAATCAGCGCCGGGGTGTCCATCTTACGCGCGGTAATTACCTGGATGGCGAGCGCGATGCGCGACAGCTCACCGCCGGAGGCAACTTTCGAAATAGCCTGTAAAGGCTGACCAGGGTTCGTGGTCACGCGGAATTCAATGCGATCGGCACCTTCCGCCGTTAAGTGTGTCTCTTCGAAGCGAACGTCAATAGCGAACACACCGTGCGGCATTGCCAGCGTGCGCATGCTGTCGGTGATGTGCTGGCTCAACTCCTGTGCATAGTGCTGGCGAACGTCATGCAGCTGCTTAGCCGTTGCCAGCGCCTGCTGATGGTGCAGGTTCACCGCCAGGGATAAGGTCTCCAGCGAGTCGGCCTGATCGTCAAGCTGCTGTTGCTCTTCGAGCAGAGACTGATAGTAATTAGGTAACTCTTCCGCAGTGACATGATGTTTGCGCGCCAGCGAGATCTGGCGGGAAATGCGCTGCTCAAGCTCGAACAGGCGATTTGGATCGAGTTCCAGGCGCTCGCAGTAATGGCGCAGCTCATCACTGGCTTCAGAGATCTGAATGGCCGCTTCTTCCAGCATATCCAGCACGCCGCCGAGCTTGCTATCCATGCCTGCCAGTTCTGTCAGCAGCTGGCGCACATTATACAATTGGCTCTGCAGGTTGACGTCTTCGCCATCTGCCAGCATGTTGAGCGCATTTTGACTGGTTGAGAGCAGGTGCCCGCTGTTGGCCAGACGCTTGTACTCTTCGTCGATTTGCTCAAACTCGCCCGGCTGCGGGTTGAATTCGTTCAGCTCTTTCAGCTGGTACTCCAGCAGCTCGGCACGCGCGGCGCGTTCCTGGCTTTGCTGCTGATGCTGCGCAAGTTCCCGGCAGCTCTGGTGCCACTGACGATAGTGATCGGCCATCAGCTGAGTAAGTGCGTACTCACCTGCATAACCATCCAACAGGGCTTTTTGTTGCTCAGGTTTGATGAGCTGCTGGTGAGCGTGTTGACCGTGGATCTGGATGAGTAACTGGCCGAGTTCGCGAAGCTGAGAAAGGGGGACCGCCGTACCGTTGATGAAGCCGCGTGAGCGACCATCGCTGCTTATTACGCGGCGAAGTAAACACTCACGTCCGTCTTCAAGCTGGTTTGCTTCCAGCCAGCGGAGTGCCGCCGGGGTATCCTTCAGGGAAAAGCGCGCGCAGAGATCGGCACGGTTTGCACCTGTGCGAACCATATCACCTTCTGCACGGCTGCCGAGGCACAGGCCGAGGGCATCAATGGCAATGGATTTACCTGCACCGGTTTCGCCGGTGATCGCCGTCATGCCGCTATGAAAATCGATCTCAAGCTCACGAACAATGGCAAAGTTACTGATGGTCAGTTGTGCCAGCATAATTGTTTTCCTGTATGAAAAACCATAACTGTGTTTTCATACAGTATAAACTGGTTTTTTATACAGTAAAGTGCTGGATGCAAAATCAGAACAATTTTTTTGACCAGCCTAGCTTCGAGCTTAATGTGTTGAAATAGCTGTAGTCTTTGGGATGAATCAGGTTCAGGTGATAATCGCAGCGGCGAATGAGCACGTCTTCACCTTCCTGTATCGGCAGTGCAATCTGGCTGTCGCAGCTGATCTCCAGGTCGCTCCGGCGGTGTGAGAACCGCAGGCGGATAGTGCTGTCGCCGTTGATGACCAGCGGGCGCGCAGAGAGCGTATGTGGGAACATCGGCACCAGCGTTATGGCATCCAGCGAGGGAGTGAGGATCGGGCCTCCGGCCGAGAGAGAGTAGGCCGTGGAGCCTGTCGGGGTAGAAATAATCAGGCCGTCAGAACGCTGGGAAAAGGCGAAAATCTCGTCAATATAGACTTCGAATTCAATCATGTGCGCCACTTTTCCGGGGTGGAGAACCACTTCGTTAATGGCGGTGCTGATGCGTTTCTGGCAATCCTGCTGGCACACCTGAGCTTCCAGCAAAAAGCGTTTTTCGCTGATGTAGTGGCCTTCCAGTACGTCGGCAAGCTGCTGCTGGGCGTTGTCCGGGTCAAGGTCAGTTAAAAAACCCAGATTGCCTCGGTTGACTCCGATAACCTTGATGTCATAGCGGGCCAGGGTACGGGCCGCACCAAGCATATTGCCATCGCCGCCTACCACTACCGCCAGATCGGCCTGTTGACCAATCTCTGCCAGCGTGCCGGTTTTGACACCTTTGAGCTGCAGCTCCTGGGCGATTTGCTGCT
This region of Enterobacter cancerogenus genomic DNA includes:
- a CDS encoding DinI family protein; this translates as MFVELVYDKRNVEGLEGAREIILAELTKRVHQIFLDAEVRVKPMQANGLNSDASKSDREKLNRMLEEMFDESDMWLIAD
- the smpB gene encoding SsrA-binding protein SmpB: MTKKKAHKPGSATIAQNKRARHEYFIEEEFEAGLALQGWEVKSLRAGKANIGDSYVILKDGEAFLFGANFTPLTVASSHYVCDPTRTRKLLLNKRELESLYGRINREGFTVVALSMYWKNAWCKVKIGVAKGKKQHDKRTDLKEREWQLDKARIMKNAGR
- a CDS encoding type II toxin-antitoxin system RatA family toxin, which gives rise to MPQISRTALVPYSAEQMYQLVNDVKSYPQFIPGCTGSRVLESGPTQMTAAVDVSKAGISKTFTTRNTLTNNQSILMHLVDGPFKSLMGGWKFTPLSADACRIEFHLDFEFTNKLIELAFGRIFKELASNMVQAFTTRAKEVYSVA
- a CDS encoding RnfH family protein, yielding MSLKIAVEVVYALPEKQYLQRVTLEEGATVEDAIRASGLLELRSDIDLAKNKVGIYSRPVKLADVLKDGDRVEIYRPLIADPKELRRQRAEKSGK
- the bamE gene encoding outer membrane protein assembly factor BamE, producing the protein MRCKTLTAAAAVLLMLTAGCSTLEKVVYRPDINQGNYLTPNDVSKIRVGMTQQQVAYALGTPMMSDPFGTNTWFYVFRQQPGHENVTQQTLTLTFSSAGVLTNIDNKPALTK
- the recN gene encoding DNA repair protein RecN; protein product: MLAQLTISNFAIVRELEIDFHSGMTAITGETGAGKSIAIDALGLCLGSRAEGDMVRTGANRADLCARFSLKDTPAALRWLEANQLEDGRECLLRRVISSDGRSRGFINGTAVPLSQLRELGQLLIQIHGQHAHQQLIKPEQQKALLDGYAGEYALTQLMADHYRQWHQSCRELAQHQQQSQERAARAELLEYQLKELNEFNPQPGEFEQIDEEYKRLANSGHLLSTSQNALNMLADGEDVNLQSQLYNVRQLLTELAGMDSKLGGVLDMLEEAAIQISEASDELRHYCERLELDPNRLFELEQRISRQISLARKHHVTAEELPNYYQSLLEEQQQLDDQADSLETLSLAVNLHHQQALATAKQLHDVRQHYAQELSQHITDSMRTLAMPHGVFAIDVRFEETHLTAEGADRIEFRVTTNPGQPLQAISKVASGGELSRIALAIQVITARKMDTPALIFDEVDVGISGPTAAVVGKLLRQLGESTQVMCVTHLPQVAGCGHHHFIVSKETDGEMTETHMKPLDKRARLQELARLLGGSEVTRNTLANAKELLAA
- the nadK gene encoding NAD(+) kinase — encoded protein: MNNHFRCIGIVGHPRHPTALTTHEMLYRWLSGKGYDVMVEQQIAQELQLKGVKTGTLAEIGQQADLAVVVGGDGNMLGAARTLARYDIKVIGVNRGNLGFLTDLDPDNAQQQLADVLEGHYISEKRFLLEAQVCQQDCQKRISTAINEVVLHPGKVAHMIEFEVYIDEIFAFSQRSDGLIISTPTGSTAYSLSAGGPILTPSLDAITLVPMFPHTLSARPLVINGDSTIRLRFSHRRSDLEISCDSQIALPIQEGEDVLIRRCDYHLNLIHPKDYSYFNTLSSKLGWSKKLF